From Nicotiana tabacum cultivar K326 chromosome 20, ASM71507v2, whole genome shotgun sequence, one genomic window encodes:
- the LOC107769092 gene encoding glutathione S-transferase U17-like: protein MATSNVKLLGRNGCPFVNRVQMALSLKSIDHEFIEEDPFKKSELLLKSNPVSKKVPVLFHAEKPICESLLIVQYIDEAWPNSPSILPSDPYECAIARFWAAYIDEKWFPLTAEYRKAEGEEAKAAARDKVVEGTLLLEEAFISCSKAKSFFGGDSIGYLDIVLGSLLGWLKAEENLTSTKIFDENKIPQLVAWTERFCANKAVKDFIPESEKLAEGFKKFEKLKAALNSN, encoded by the exons ATGGCAACCAGCAATGTAAAGCTTCTGGGAAGAAACGGATGTCCTTTTGTGAATCGGGTTCAAATGGCTCTAAGCTTGAAGTCCATCGACCATGAATTCATTGAAGAGGATCCGTTCAAGAAAAGTGAGCTTCTCCTCAAATCAAACCCTGTTAGTAAGAAAGTCCCAGTTCTCTTCCATGCGGAAAAGCCTATCTGTGAGTCTCTCCTCATCGTGCAATATATCGATGAAGCCTGGCCTAATAGTCCCTCCATTCTTCCTTCTGATCCTTATGAATGTGCCATTGCCCGGTTTTGGGCAGCCTATATTGATGAAAAA TGGTTTCCTTTAACAGCAGAGTATAGGAAGGCAGAGGGAGAAGAAGCAAAGGCAGCGGCGAGAGACAAAGTGGTCGAAGGGACATTGCTGCTAGAGGAAGCTTTTATCAGTTGTAGCAAAGCCAAATCTTTCTTTGGTGGAGATAGCATTGGTTACCTAGACATTGTTCTTGGCAGTTTATTGGGATGGCTTAAAGCTGAAGAGAATTTAACTTCCACAAAAATATTTGATGAAAACAAGATTCCTCAATTAGTGGCATGGACTGAAAGATTTTGTGCAAACAAAGCAGTAAAGGATTTCATACCAGAATCTGAGAAACTTGCAGAAGGTTTCAAGAAGTTTGAGAAACTAAAAGCTGCCTTAAACTCAAACTAA
- the LOC107769090 gene encoding glutathione S-transferase U17-like has protein sequence MAASNVKVLGIQASPVVIRVLIALNVKSVAYEFIQEDMSNKSELLLKSNPVHKKIPVLIHGDKPISESLVIVQYIDETWTNGPSILPSNPHDRAIARFWAAYIDEKWFPLMSELGKAQGDEAKEEVKEKLKEALMPLEEAFVKCSKGKAFFGGDNIGYLDIALGCILGWIKTIRLILGVEIFDVAKTPGLVGWADRFLAEKTVKDAILGPEKLFEIARLRLARRDAANAN, from the exons ATGGCAGCAAGTAATGTTAAGGTTCTAGGTATACAGGCAAGTCCAGTTGTGATTAGAGTTCTAATTGCTCTCAATGTTAAGTCTGTGGCCTATGAGTTTATTCAAGAGGATATGTCCAATAAAAGTGAACTTCTCCTTAAATCCAATCCTGTTCATAAGAAAATCCCAGTCCTCATTCACGGCGACAAGCCTATCTCTGAGTCCCTAGTCATCGTCCAATACATCGACGAGACGTGGACTAATGGCCCCTCCATTCTCCCTTCCAATCCCCATGACCGCGCCATTGCCAGGTTTTGGGCTGCCTACATTGATGAAAAG TGGTTTCCTTTGATGTCGGAGCTCGGAAAAGCACAAGGAGATGAAGCAAAGGAAGAAGTGAAAGAGAAACTAAAAGAAGCACTGATGCCTTTAGAAGAAGCATTTGTTAAGTGTAGCAAAGGGAAAGCTTTCTTTGGTGGAGACAATATTGGTTATTTAGACATTGCTTTGGGTTGCATTTTGGGATGGATAAAGACAATAAGGTTGATTTTAGGAGTGGAAATATTCGATGTAGCGAAGACCCCTGGCTTGGTTGGATGGGCTGATAGGTTCTTGGCAGAGAAAACTGTTAAGGATGCCATTCTGGGACCAGAGAAACTTTTTGAAATCGCCAGGTTACGTCTGGCCAGAAGAGACGCTGCTAACGCAAACTAA
- the LOC107769091 gene encoding glutathione S-transferase U17-like translates to MTAGNVKLLGVWASPFVNRVEIALKIKSIDPVFIQETLLPKSELLLKSNPVYKKIPVLFHNEKPICESLVILQYIDEAWPDGPSILPSDPYDRAIARFWAAYIDEKWFPMALEFRKAEGKEAKAAVLEKIPEGNLMLEEAFIKISKGKPFFGGDSIGYLDIVLGSLLGWVKAQEIIHEMKILDETKIPSLAKWDERFCSDKVVKDFIPEPEKLAEVYRKYYNLKKATSN, encoded by the exons ATGACAGCAGGTAACGTAAAGCTACTAGGAGTATGGGCAAGCCCTTTCGTGAACCGGGTTGAAATAGCCCTCAAAATAAAGTCTATTGATCCTGTGTTTATACAAGAAACTTTGTTACCCAAAAGTGAGCTGCTCCTCAAATCCAACCCCGTTTACAAGAAAATCCCAGTCTTATTCCATAATGAAAAGCCTATCTGTGAGTCCCTTGTCATCCTTCAGTACATCGATGAAGCTTGGCCGGATGGTCCATCCATTCTTCCTTCTGATCCCTATGATCGTGCTATAGCACGGTTTTGGGCAGCCTATATTGATGAAAAG TGGTTTCCAATGGCGCTGGAGTTTAGGAAAGCGGAAGGAAAGGAAGCGAAGGCAGCAGTGCTGGAGAAAATACCTGAAGGGAATTTGATGCTGGAGGAAGCTTTTATCAAGATCAGCAAAGGTAAACCTTTCTTTGGTGGCGATAGCATCGGTTACCTTGACATCGTTCTTGGAAGTTTACTAGGATGGGTGAAGGCACAAGAGATAATCCATGAAATGAAGATACTAGATGAAACCAAGATACCTAGCTTAGCAAAATGGGATGAGAGATTTTGCTCAGACAAAGTTGTAAAGGATTTCATTCCAGAGCCTGAGAAACTTGCAGAAGTCTATCGGAAGTATTATAATTTGAAGAAAGCTACTTCAAATTAA